A stretch of DNA from Acidicapsa acidisoli:
GGAGACACAATATCTTCCGGCAACGCCGAATTACCTTCAACGATTTCAACATATTAACCCTCAATTGCCTTGCGTACATTGCCCTTTGCCTTGCGCAGCCGTTCCAGCGACTCACTCTTGTTTGCATTCGCCTTCAGCATCACCAGTGCAACAGGAACACTCATGTCCGCGGTCTCCAACACTTGAAGAGCTGCATCGCGACTGACGTTTGCCAGGGATTCCAGAATCACGATGCCGCGCTCCAGCAGTTTCTTATTCGTCAAATGTAGATTGACCATCAAATTGCTGTAGACATAACCCATCCTGGCCATTGCACCAGTGGTCAGCATATTGCAGATCAGCTTCTGTGCTGTACCGGCTTTCAGTCTCGACGAACCGGTCAACGCTTCCGGTCCCACTTCAACTTCAATCTGTATGTCGGCTGCCCTGCCGAGGGCGGAGTCATGATTGCAGGCGATGGCTACGGTTGTGGCTCCTTTGCTCCCGGCATACTGGAGCGCACTGATGGTGTATGGCGTACACCCACTGGCGGCAAGCCCCACGACAACATCGCAATCGCCGGGATCGCGTGCAGCTATGTCACTGCGCCCCATTTCCTCGGAGTCTTCACTCCCCTCCGACGATTGCGTCAGAGCCGATTCACCACCTGCGATGAGGAACTGAACCATCTCCGGGTTCGTACTGAATGTTGGAGGACACTCCGATGCGTCGAGAGCCCCAATGCGTCCACTCGTTCCTGAGCCAACATAGATAAGTCGTCCGCCTGTGGCCAGACGGCCCGCAATGAGGTCGACTGCCTTTGCAATCTCCGGCAACACACGTTCGATGGCACGCGGTACAGCTGCATCTTCGCGGTTCATCGCCGTAACTAATTCGAGAGCGGTCATGGTATCGAGTTTTTCCGTATCACGATTGCGGCTTTCTGTTGTCAGTTTCTTCAATTTCATCTCAGTTCCTCAGCCTGGCTTATGTTTTCATTTCGAGGCATAACACGGCTTGCACCGTAACCAATCGCGAATGTTGTCACGCTGCCCATTAGCACATACCAGGTGAACGATATACCCGTGCATAGCCATAAGTAGAGATTCAAGGCAAATCCACCGACCATCCCTATCATTGCGCCGCGTTCGGTGGTCGTGCGCGTCAAGACTCCCAGGAGAAAGACCCCGAGCAGTGCACCGTAGGCTACCGATGCAATCGAGAGGCCCATTTCGAGCACCTTGCCACCATTGCGCGCGAGCAGCGCCAACCCGAACAACAATGCAGCCCATCCCACCACGGCAATTCTTGAAACCTGCACGCGGTGCTTCTCCGATGAGTGGGGGCGCAGGCGCGCATAGAAATCAACGATCGTGGTCGATGAGAGCGAGTTCAAGGCGGCGCTTAAATTGGACATGGACGCGGCGAGAATGGCCGAGATCAGCAACCCACTTACTCCGTGTGGCATGCGAGTGACCACAAACGTCGGGAATATGGTGTCTGTGCGGGTGAAAGCTACAGTTGAAGGAAAGACGCGGTAAAACACAAACAGCATTGTGCCAACCAACAGAAACAACGAGAACTGAAAGAGAATGACGATCCCGCTGGAGAGCAACGCTATCTGAGATTGCCGCGCGTTACGCGCAGAGAGAAGTCTCTGCACGATTAGCTGGTCAGTTCCATGGCTCGCGGTGGTTAGAAAGGCCCCGCCCAGCACTCCCGACCACAGGGTATAAGTTGTATTGAGATTCCACGAGAGATCGAATACGCGAAACTTCCCGGCTTGACCAGCCACAGCATGCACGGTGTCCCAGCCGCCAGGCACCAAGTGCAGAATCGTGAAGAAGCCAACCACTGTGCCTGCCACATAGATCGTCAGTTGCACAACGTCGGTCCAGATCACGGCCGCCATGCCACCTTCAAATGTGTAGATCAACGTAAGCACGGTCACGATGGCAATGGCGCAAAAATCGCGCTGAAAATCATCGAGCCCGGTAAGCCAAGCGCCGAGTGCGATGCGTACAACAATCGCAACGGCAAAGACACGCACACCTTCCGCTGCCGCCCGCGTCAGCAAAAACATCCCCGCGGTCAGAGTCCGCAATGTATGACCGAAGCGCCGCTCCATCAGTTGATATGCGGTAACCATCTCGCCACGAAAGTACTGCGGGATGAAAATGAAAGTGACGACGGTGCGCCCGATCAGATAGCCGAGCACCAGTTGGAGAAACGTAAAGTTCTTGTCATACGCCATTCCTGGCACACTGATGACGGTCAGCGTACTGGTCTCCGCCGCCACAATGGAGAGCGAGATGGCCCACCACGGAATGGTGTTTCCCGCAAGAAAGTAATTTTTTAGGGTTTGCTGCTTGCGTCCAAAACTCAATCCGAAGAGCGTCACCCCCACCAG
This window harbors:
- the murQ gene encoding N-acetylmuramic acid 6-phosphate etherase, encoding MKLKKLTTESRNRDTEKLDTMTALELVTAMNREDAAVPRAIERVLPEIAKAVDLIAGRLATGGRLIYVGSGTSGRIGALDASECPPTFSTNPEMVQFLIAGGESALTQSSEGSEDSEEMGRSDIAARDPGDCDVVVGLAASGCTPYTISALQYAGSKGATTVAIACNHDSALGRAADIQIEVEVGPEALTGSSRLKAGTAQKLICNMLTTGAMARMGYVYSNLMVNLHLTNKKLLERGIVILESLANVSRDAALQVLETADMSVPVALVMLKANANKSESLERLRKAKGNVRKAIEG
- a CDS encoding sodium:solute symporter, producing MGLNALDLGVIVAYLVGVTLFGLSFGRKQQTLKNYFLAGNTIPWWAISLSIVAAETSTLTVISVPGMAYDKNFTFLQLVLGYLIGRTVVTFIFIPQYFRGEMVTAYQLMERRFGHTLRTLTAGMFLLTRAAAEGVRVFAVAIVVRIALGAWLTGLDDFQRDFCAIAIVTVLTLIYTFEGGMAAVIWTDVVQLTIYVAGTVVGFFTILHLVPGGWDTVHAVAGQAGKFRVFDLSWNLNTTYTLWSGVLGGAFLTTASHGTDQLIVQRLLSARNARQSQIALLSSGIVILFQFSLFLLVGTMLFVFYRVFPSTVAFTRTDTIFPTFVVTRMPHGVSGLLISAILAASMSNLSAALNSLSSTTIVDFYARLRPHSSEKHRVQVSRIAVVGWAALLFGLALLARNGGKVLEMGLSIASVAYGALLGVFLLGVLTRTTTERGAMIGMVGGFALNLYLWLCTGISFTWYVLMGSVTTFAIGYGASRVMPRNENISQAEELR